The Spartinivicinus poritis region TAAGGGTTTGATCTGCTTTCTTACCAAACCGTCGGGTGAGTCGATATTGTAGCTCCCAAATTTCCCGCATAGGAATAGCAAACCGCTTGGGGATTGTGGTCCGCTGGTTTTGGTTCTCAATAGCAGTCATTGCACCTTGGTTTAATGCCGGTAGCTTTGGTACATCTTGCTCTTCAATTTGTTGAGTGTAAGCAAGTGTGGAATACCAGAGAAACACAGCATACAAAAATGCTGGGGTTAGGCTTTTACCTTGTCTGACCCGCTTATCGCTATTAACCAGGGCAGCGTGAATAAAGCGCGTATGAAAACCATCCGGTTCGACAATTGCGGCAGCAGTGGCAGGCAGCAATTGCTCTAACAAACCGTAGTCTTGTAGCAATTGAAAAGACGATGCGGCATGGCCATTTAAAAACAGTTTTAAGACTTCATCAAATAACCGGGCTGGTGGAATATTTTCCAGCAGATAGCCAAGGTTATAAATTGGCTCGGCCGTGTATTTCTCAATTGTAAAATCAAGCTTGGCCGCAAAGCGTATGGCCCGAAGCATGCGCACAGGGTCTTCCCGGTAGCGTTGTTCAGGATCACCAATCAGCCTTACCAGTCGGTTATCAATATCATCTAAACCGCCTGCATAGTCTTTGACTGCAAAATCACTTAACCGGTAGTAAAGGGCATTAATCGTAAAATCACGACGGGAGGCGTCATCTTTAATCGTGCCATATACGTTATCGCGAAGAATTTGCCCATCATCAGAATGGTGTGAATGGTTTCCGTCACCATGGCTATCTTGAGAATGATGAGCTCTAAAAGTAGCAACTTCTATCACCTCACGACCAAACTGAACATGTACCAGTTTAAATCGGCGGCCAATGAGTCGAGAGTTTCGAAACAGAGAGCGAGCTTCTTCTGGAGTCGCATTGGTGGCTACATCAAAATCTTTAGGGTGGCCACCCACTAAAATATCGCGAATACAGCCGCCAACTAGGTAGGCTTGATAACCATTGCTTTCAAGCCGACGTAACACTTTAAGCGCATTTTGGCTTAACAGCTTACGAGATACCTGGTGCTGATCGCGAGGAATAATTGTTACATCACCAACGGATGCTTGTTTTGGTTTGCCGGATAGCCGACCGAGAAAACTCTGTAGCCAGCCTAACCGCTTCTTTAGCATAGTAATAATCGAAACTTAGCTATATCAATCATAGTTCTACTAGAGCCCATAGGCCCTAAACCAGTTACAGGGCCTTAGTATCAATGATGGGGCCCTGAAAGAGCTGGCTATAATAATCACTGCTAAGCATAGATGCCAGTCTGGATATTTCATCAGCTCGCAGAAATATATGATTGAAGTAAAGAGCAATTGATATAAGGGGTGGTTTAAATAAGGGGGCAAAAGGCAAGCGACTTGGTTTTATAGTGTTGTTTTAGAAAAGTTAGAAAGCAAAAAGGAGGGCTAACCCTCCTAACGAAATGTTGCTTTGGTAATATTATTTTTATTATATGCTTGGATGGAGAGTCGGTTATATAACCTACTCAGGAACCAAATTCGGGTCCGTAACCAACAAACGGATTCCTTTGGAAGCTGGGTGTGACAGTGCTGAGTGTACACAGTGTGTGCTCAGTAAATAAGCTCGCCCGTTTTAGGTTCTTGACTTACTTACCTGCTTTCTAACGAAAGCCACTCATGTTGGCCACTAAAAAGGCCCCTCTCCAAAAAAATCAATTTGTCGACTCCAGTTATTATTTTTATTGGCGGAGTAATCGTTATTCTTATTATTAGTAAGCATTCTTATTATTGTTGTAAGCAATAAATAGCATTTGCTGTGCCAAAAAAAAAATTATCTTTAAAATCAAATGCTTATAAACAGGGGTGATAAAAGCCGCACTTTTATACGTATAAATACGTAAAAAGTGTTACCTGATCTGAGGTGATTTCACTGCATAGTGTTACTGTCTTACCGTTACGGTAACACTTTGGCCTAATAGATAAACTTATTATTACTTTTATAGGTTAAAATATAGACGACTTTCCAGAGTGGTGTGGAAAAAATTTGCCACAGGGTGGCAAAAATTGTGGGGAAAACGGTGGCAAATATTGCTACTAACGGTAGGTTCGTGCTTATTAGCTGTTAGTTGCTTTTTGACGAGGAATGCCTAGGCGCTGGCGGCGTTCCCACAGGCACTTACGACTGATACCCAGTTTTTGAGCCAACTCTGTTTCTGTCATTCGCTCTTGGTTCTCTAGCACGAAGCTTTGGAAGTAATCTTCTAAAGTAAGCTCTTTACTATCTTCTGCTTTTTGTGGCTCAGTGCTTTGGGGGGAGGGAGAAGTATTTAGATCGATGCCTAACAGGTCGGTAGTAATCAAGCAGTGGTCGGCCAAGATTACTGATCTTTCAATAGCATTTTCCAGTTCGCGCACATTACCTGGCCAGCTGTACTGCTGAATGGCATAAAGGCTATCAGGTGAGAATTGATGAGGCTCTTTGCCCATTTTCTCGCAGATTCTATTCAGAAAATACTTTGCCAAATCAATGACATCAGATCCCCGCTCTCTTAAAGGGGGTAAATTAAGCTGAATAACATTTAATCGGTAGTAGAGGTCTTCACGAAACTCGCCAGATTGGGCTAGTTGCTTGAGTTGGCGGTGGGTAGCTGCCACCAACCTGACATTGACTTTTTGCGATTGCACAGAGCCAACCCGGCGAATTTCCCCTTCTTGTAGCACCCTTAATAGCCTGGCTTGCGCCTCTAACGGTAGCTCGCCAATTTCATCCAGAAACAGTGTGCCTCCGTCAGCTGCCTCAACCAGCCCATGACGCGCAGCAGTAGCACCAGTAAAGGCGCCTTTCTCATGGCCAAACAGCTCAGACTCAATCAATGTTTCAGGGATAGCAGCACAGTTAACTGAAACCATGGGTTTATCTGCCCGTTGGCTGTTTTCATGAATAGCCCTGGCCACTAATTCTTTGCCTGTACCTGACTCACCCAGAATCAGCACAGTAGAGTCGGTAGGAGCAACTTTGCTGACTCGCTTAAACAGGGTTTGCATTGTTTCGCACTTGCCAACAATGCCGCTGTTATGAGGTTCGTTTTCTTCAGAATGGTCAGTTGTGGTAGAGGAGGCTGGGGGCTGTTGGTTGCTTGAAGTTTTGGGGTGTTTGGCAAGGATATTCTTGATAGTGTTGAGCAACTCATCGTTATCAAAAGGTTTGGCAATATAATCCACCGCGCCAAGCTTCATGGTATCAACTGCTGATCGCAAGCTGGCATAGCTGGTCATAATCAGCACGGGGGTGTTGCCTGATATATTAATGATGTCGGTACCAGGAGCGCCTGGCAGTCTCAGGTCAGAAATAATTAAATCAAAGTCGCTGGATAAGTCGTACTGGCTGCTGGCATCGTCTACAGATGACGCCTCGCTAACAGTGTATTTATTCCGCTCAAGCAGTCGACCGAGGGCTGCCCGAATCACTGACTCATCTTCAACAACTAAGATATGCTTCATAGTTACGACCTGAACCTGGACTAATTGGTAATTCTCTGCTGTCTCTCCCACTAACTATAAACTTGTTTGATTTTTTTTGTTGTTACGCTGTTACTAGTGGTAACGACACAGTTACTTTTGTACCCGAATTTTGCTTCAGGTCAAGTGGGCTTTCAATACTTATCTGGCCTGAGTGGTCTTCAATAATGTTATAAACCAGGGCTAGGCCAAGCCCCGTGCCTTTTCCAGGGTCTTTGGTAGTAAAGAAAGGTTCAAATAATTTGTTTTGAATTGGCTTGGGAATGCCGCAACCTTGATCGGCTACTGCAACTTTTAATAGTGAGCCGCAAGCTACGGTTGTTACTTTAATTTGGCTTTTTGCAGGGGAAGCATCACTGGCATTGCGTAGCAGATTGATGAATACCTGCATCAAGCGTTGTTCGTCTCCCATTACGGCTGCTGAATCGCTGCACTCATTAAGAAAAACGAGCTGCTTTTGCTTATCAGCCAGTTGGAGCAGCTGAATGGCTTTTTCTATCAGCGGTTTAATAACTACTCGGGTATATTGATTAGTGGGTTGATGCTGGCTGCCTTGATGAGCAAAGCTAACCAGGGTTTGCACAATTCGGGTAATGCGCTGGGTTTGTTCAAGAATTTGTTCGGCAAACTGTTTGGTGCTGTCTTCCTGAGATTCAGATTTTAACTCTTGAGCCAGGCAGGCAATACCAGTTACTGGGTTACCAATCTCATGGGCTACCCCAGCTGCCAGCTGACCAATAGAAGCAAGTCGCTCGGTATGGACCAGCTTGTTTTCCAGTAGCTGGGTGTCTGTCGCATCATCCAGCAGAATGACCAGCCCCTCGTCATCAGTGAAAGGGGCACCGATGGCAGCTTTATGTAAGCTGAGCCAGCGGGGTTCACCATCAACGATTATTTTTTCTTTGCTGAGGTGATTGCGGGCCGGGTTGGTAGCAAAGCGATTGAATAGGGATTTCCAAGGTTCGGGTATGTCTTCAAACCGTGAGCCCACCACTTTGCTGGAGCCAATTCCAGTAATAGCTGCCATTGCCCGATTCCACATCAATACTTCAGAGTCTTTGCCAATTGAGCAAACGCCCAGCGGCAAGTTTTCCAGGGTGTGGCGATGGAATCGGCGCAAGTTGTTCAGCTCGGCAGCCAAGCCAGTAAGCTGCGACTGATAAGCTTCAAACCGGCCTTCGATAAAGTTGATGTCTTCCGTTACATACACATCAGCCTGCAGTTTATAGGGGAGAAAGCTATCCACAATGTCTTTTGCGACAGCAGGCCCCATCAGCCCAGATAAGTTAGCCTCAATACGATCTCTTAAACGGCGTAAAGCATAGGGGCGGCTTTCATCCATTGCTAGATTAAGGTCTTGCAGTGCTTGGCTGACTTCTCGTTGGGCTGCTCTACTACCGAGGATTTTACCTAGTTGTTCTTGGAACTCGGCAGGGCTTTGAGCAGCGAGCATCCAGCGATGGGGGCGACTGACATTATCCACACTACACGCATTAGCAGCACCGACTTCCTCTTCTGAAATGGGGGTGAGCAGGGAAACTAAGACAAAGGTAAGTGTGTTGGCCGATAGTGATGCAATAGTAGCAATATGCCAGCTGTTCTCATCCAGTGGTAGGGTCAGGTTAATAATAGGGAAGGTAATGAATTCAATATCAAAAAACAGCGGCAGCATTAATGTGAGAAACCAAACAATCGCCCCTACGATCAAACCAGTGATAAATCCTTGTCGATTGGCCGCTGGCCAATAAAGCACACTTAAAATGCCAGGCAAAAACTGCAAAGTGCCTACAAATGCAGCTATCCCCAAATTAGACAAATCTTGCTTGGCCCCCAGCAGCCAGTAAAAGCCGTAGCTGGCTGTAATGATCAGCAAGGTTAGTAAACGGCGAGTCCACAGTAGCCACTTATATATGTCTACTTTACTGGACGGCTGATAGCTGAGTAACACCACGTGGTTGAGCAGCATACCTGACAGTGCCAATGTGGCTACGATGGTGACGCCGCTGGCAGCAGACAGGCCACCAATAAAAATTAAGCCAACTAGCAAGGGGCTTTCACTGGTTAAGCTGGCTCCAAGAATAAAGTATTCAGGGGTGGTGGGGTTATTAAGCTTAAGCCCTGCCCAGAGGATGGGAGGAATGGCCAGACTAAATAACAGTAAGTAAAGTGGTAATCCCCAGCTGGCAGTATAAAGCGCTTTTGGACTAGGGTTTTCAATAAACCCCATGTGAAACATGTGGGGCATGACCATTGCCGCAGCAAAGAAAATCAGCAATAACGTGCGCCATGGGCCTTCTTGCAGCGGGGTATGCAAAGCTGTTAATGCTTCGGCATTGCTGGCTAGCCACTGATCTAAGTCACCAGGTCCATTGAAAACAAACCACAGGGCAAAAATACCTGCCACCCCCATGGCTATTAGTTTAATTACCGAGTCAAAGGCGATGGCCATTACCAGCCCGGTATGTCTGTCACGGCTGGAAATATGGCGAGTACCGAACAACACGGTAAACAATGTGATTAAGCCGCAAAAGCCTAGGGCTAATTCCTCTGGCTGACCGTGTTGGCTGAGAATATCCGCTGAATCGGCTACTGCCTGTATTTGTAATGCAATCAGTGGCAGCATTGCCAGCAGCATAAAACCTGTAGTTAAGGTGCCTGCCCAGCTGCTACGAAAACGAAACGCAAATAAATCGGCCAAAGAGCCTAGTTGATAAGTGCGGGTGAGCTTAAGAATGGGGGCTAATAAAACTGGAGCCAGCAAGTAAGCGCCACAAATCCCCAGAAAATAGGCTAAAAATAAAAAGCCATATTGGTGGACCAAACCTGTCGTACCATAAAATGCCCAAGCGCTGGCATAAACCCCAAGCGATAATACATAAGTAACTGGATGACTTACCAGTGTGCGTTTAATAACACCTTTTTCCGCACAGTAGGCAATGATAAATAGCAGGGCAAGATAACCGGCACTAATAATAAACAGGTGGCCAAGCTCAAAGTTCATCAGACCCCCGCTGTGTTTGCAGTAAAAAACCAACCACAATCAAAATCAGCCATAACAAATAGGGCCGATACCATTGAGTAGTTGATTCAATCCACCAATCCATAATGGCGGGTGAAAACAGGTAAATGCCTACCACCAAAAGCAAAACCAGTCGGTAAATATACATACCCGTAACCTGCTGTAGATATTTGGTTCATAGTAAAGCAGAAGCTGGGGTGGGGGAAGGTCTTAACTTTTTGGCTATTGTGGGTTGTAGGGGGCTGGTGTGCTTTGGTGCTTGATATTGAGCAACAGGATATTCTTCCACCGCTCTTGAAGAGCCTTACATGGCCCTCAAGAGCTAAAATGATATCCTGTCATAGCTACAGAAAACCCTGTTACTCTATATTTTTGGATAGCTTGCTAATATAAGGAATAAACCCTATAAGCTATTAAAAGCTTAAATTTATTGAAGCTCATTTAGCAAATCAACTAGCATATCCTTAGCTATTGAGTTATTAGTTTTTTCAATTTTTTCTTTGATAAAGTCTTTTGTATTAGGATAAGAAAGGTTAGCCAATATACTAAGTAATATATCAAAGTAAGCTATTTCTACATCACTCCAGCTTTCAACAACCCAGTTAAAGACCTTTTCCGATTTTTTTGAGTCTAGCTGTTGGTAGTTATCAGATAAGCAAAAAATCAGATCTAATAGAAGTTCTGCATATTTAGTACTTGATAGCTCTTCTTTATCTGTAATAGACAAAAGGTTATCTATAAATATATTAATTTCATCTCCATTAAGTATTGTTGGTGAGTTTTCAAAGCAACTTTTGATTTCGTCTAACTTCATATGCGCAATTACTCTCTATGGGGTAAGTGGAATATGCGTGTTATTGGCATTCCCGGGAGTATTTACGTTCCTCACAGTTGTACCATTTGTTGTTAAGAATCGATTACCAATTCTAACTCTAACTACGGGTCCGTTTGCAGCGTTACTTCCTGCAGGAGCATTGGGGTCAGCACCATGGCCATGAACTCTAAAGCGCACACCATTAGGGTTTGTCCAACTATAATTAAAACCACTTGAAAAACGACCGTCCCTTGTAGTCCAGTTGTTCGGTGTGTTTGGAGGTATTATTTGATTAAGAATTTGTTGTGAAACCCTGCCATTATTTAAAAGCGAGACACCTGGCCCACACATACCTGATGTCTGCACATTCAATAAAGTCTGTTGTAAGGTCTGAATATTTGTTCTGTTTAAACTTCCTTGCGGTCCATTTGGTCTAGCAATTTGATAGCTAAATGTTGGGTCATACCTTTGAATACGCTGAACCAAGTTTCTAGCTTGAGCATTTAGTAATGCTTGAGCAGGTGATGAATACCAAGCGCCATAGCGTCCTCCTCTATTTGTTGGCCTTGCCCCGTTTAAGCCTAATAAGTCAACGATGTTTAATGGGTTTGCTCCAACATACCCATAAGTATTCAAACCACCTTCTAACCCAATCGGATCACTCTCAATATACCGCCCTAGTGTTGGGTCATAATCCCGGAAGTAGTTGTAAAACAGCCCACTTTCTTCATCAGCTAGCTGCCCTGGAAAACGTAAGGAGACAACTGTCTTCTGACCATTGCCATCTACGTCTTCACTGGCTTCTCCCACTCCAAAGGTATCGGAGTCCCAAGACCATACAGTTTGTTGCTGCTGGTTTGTGGCCAGTCTTGGGGTATTGAGGTGATCGCTGTGTAAATACGTGACTTGTGGTGCAGTTAAGCTTTTACCGTTAGTGGTTTGCTCAACCATAGCTAGTGGTAGGCTGCCTAACCAAATATATTGGCGGGTTAATTGTTGCTGCCAATGTTTGTTGTATTTTGTTTCTGCTAAAATTTGGCCAGTTTCGTTGTAGGTGTAAATCCAGTGGGTGGGTTGCTCAGGTCCATAATGAATGGTTTTATGGATTCGTTCGCCTATTGCATTGTAGTGGTAGCTGGCTAATAGAAAGTCCATTTCTTTAACTTTGCTTAAGCGATTATTAGCTGCGTACTCAAAGTTTAAAGGGCCATTACCAATGGTATTTCCTGCGGCATCTGTGCGAACAGGGCCCATAAATGTTGTAGCAATGCGGTTGCTATTTTCTGCATAAGTTTGCTCTTGCAAACCTAGCATATCCCTTAATCTTTCTTTTTTAGTTAACCGATTGCCTACCGCATCATAGGTATATTCAGTGGTTTTTAAGCCATCAATTTCCTGAAAAAGTCGGTTTAATACGTCGTACTTAAACTGCCTTTTATCCGTTTCACTTTTGGCTATCTCGGTAATATTGCCACTAGGGTCATACTTGTAATTCAGCTGCTGTAAGCCTGCGATAGCTTGCTGAGTGAGCTGACCATCTAGATTAAATTGACGGTTTAACGTCAGGCCATTACCCCAAGTCAGTGAAGTCATAGGGCCAAACGCTTGATAGCTGATGTCTTTGGCTAGCTCAGTGGTTTGCGCAGCATCACCCACTCCCCATTCAGCACTAACGCTAGTAATTTGCCCTTCGTTATTACGTTGGTAATTAATTTTTAAATGACTGGGATAAGTGACTTGGATGAGTTGGTTACTGATATTGTATTGATAACCAATACTTTGCTGAATACTTTGGCTACCCGTTTCGATAGTACGGCTTAAATTAACAATATTGCCGCGATCATCATATTGATAGGCAATCACGCCTTTTGCATCTTTAACCCCTGTGAGTTTGCTAATACCTGGATGGTTATCGCTGGTATCATCGTATAAATACTCGATAGTTAGTTCAGAAGCACTGGGATAAGTTTTTTTTGTTAGGCGGTTCAGTGCATCATAGGTGTATTCTGTAACTTCACCACGGGCATCGGTACGCTTGGTGATATTATCAGCCAAGTCATATTCGTAAATAGTAGTGCCTGTATCGGGGCTGATTCGTTTAATTAGGCGGCCAAACACATCATACTCATACTGAGTTGTAGTGCCTTTAGGATCAACTACTTTAGTAATTTGATCTTGTTGGTTGTACTCCAGGCGGGTAACACCTTCTAAAGCATCAGTCGTTTGGGTTAAACGGTTTAAGGCATCAAAACCATGGGTGGTTTTGTTGTTATTAGGGTTGGTAAAGCTTACCAGGTTGTCATTAACATCATATTCATGCTGGGTGGTTTGCTCATTGGCGCCTACACGGCGCAATAATCGACTTAACTCATCATATACCCAGCTTTGCTGGCTAATAATTTCGCCAGAAGCCGATTTAACGGTTTGCTTGGTTTTATTGCCTGCATTGTCGTACTCATACTCAATGCGCTCACCTAAGCTATTTTCTATGGCCATTAAATAACGAGCAGGGCTGTACTCATATTTAATGACGCTGATATTTGGCAAGGTGATTTGAGTCACCTGCCCAACATTGTCGTAAGTAAAGCGAGTAGTGATATCGCCTGATTTGCTTTTAACCGTAATGGTTTCTGCGGCGCCATCATGGTTATAGGTGATTTTGGTAACAACACCATTAGCATCAATCAGAGTTTGGGGGCTTCCACGATAATTGTGGTCTTTTAATTCAGTGGTATGGCCAAGAGCATTAATGGTTTTAACTAAATTACCTTTCTCATCGTATTCATAGTGAGAAATATCTTGCACATCCGTACGAGGGCCATCTACCTGAGTGATGTTGCCTTGGCTGTCATATTGATACAGCCATTCTCGTTCAAGTGAAGTATTGGCCTGAGCAGAAAACGCTAACCCTGCTGCCAATAATCCAGAAAATATCCGATTAAATTTCATACATCTAATGCCGTGTTTTAGGTTGGATTTTGTTTAAGTTGTTTTGATGTTGTTGTAGAAGCTGCTAATAGCTCCCTCTCCCTCAGGGGGAGGGCTGGGGTGAGGGTATCTTTTCTTTCGAGTGACCGTTATGTAGAAAAAAAGTCATTGCTTTCTTAGGAAAAATACAGTCATCACGAGTCTTGCAAAGCAGACTCGTCCCCCTCATCCTAACCTTCTCCCCCGTGGGGGAGAAGGAACTTGGCTCGGTGTGCTTTTAGGCTCCCTGTTTTAAAAGAGCGCTACTTACTCACCTGCTTTTTATTAATCAACAGCCCTTTCTCATCGTACTGATACTGAGTTTCCAGCTGGCCATCTGAGGCTTTTAAAGGTAAGCGTTTCTCAACATCCCACTCTGTAGTAATAGTGCGCGCTTGCGGCGTACCTACAGCTTCTGTCTTCTCAATCTGCAAGCCCTGATCGTTGTATTTATACTCAGTGGTATTACCTTTCCAATCGGTTTTGGTCTTGAGCAAACCATTGGGGTAATAGCTGTATTCTTTATTAGCTGCAGCACAGTTAGCAGACTGATGGCCTGCCACACGCACCACTTTATTTACACCATTAAACTGCTGAAAGTGGTAGGTAGTTTTCTTGCCTAAAGGGTTAGTAACAGTGGTGGAGTTATTATCATGAAATTCCAGGGTGACTTTTTCCTTGCCGCCAGCATGTTCAGAGCTGATAGCACGGCCTTGATTGTCATAGGTCCAAGTGGCAAAGCGAACACCGTTTTCGTCGGTGATGCCCGTGAGGTGGTAGGGGAAGGCTTCGTTTTCGTAATGGTATTGGCGGGTTTTATTTCCAGGACGTTTTACTTGAGTTAAGCGGTCTTTATCATCCCAAATAAACTCTGCTTTTTGCTGATCAATGGACTCCGCTTTAATCAGCTGCTGTTTTTCATTGAAGGTTAGTTTGAGCTGTTTATTAGTAGAGTCTGCAACTGTTAATACTTCACCTGCCCTAGTAAAGGTAAGGACATTGCCAGATTTAGATTCTATGCGTAAAATATGGCCTGCATTATCATAATATTCTTTTTGGCCATGATAATTTACCTGCCAATTAGCATTATGTTGTTCTGTTGCAGCAAGTGTTATGGAGCCTGCTTCCAATGGATCATTATTATAAAATGCTATAATTTTACCATCAGGACGCGAATAACGCTTGTATTCAGGCAACGTTTCAAGAGTACTTAACTGATAATAAAAACTATGCGTCCACTGCCCGTTACTGCTGTTATAAGAAATATTTACGGGTAAGGGATAGTTAAAAATCTTTTCTACTTGATATTTATTGCCTGTGGAAATACGTACTGGGTTTCCTGCAGCAGGTGTTGTACTTGGAGCGGTGCAGTCTCCACTTCCATTCTGACTTAGCTGAGGTGAGTTTTTTCCAATACAGCTCATTGTTTCTGGATCAAGGTAAGGTTTGTCTCCCTGGCAAGGTGTTGACTGTTGCCACATATCACCAACCCAGGCTACTCCCCCCCAGTCAACCTTTACACCACATGAATATTTTGTACCGTAAAAACCACGTGTCCAGTAATTATGATAAACTCTGTCATTACTTGGGTACCTATCTTCAGTCACTTCAGCATCACACCCAGCTTTAGGCGTAGAGTAACAAGTGCCACACTCAGGAATGTCTTCTGTAATATAACAGGAGTAATACCAGCACACTCCAGGAGCACTACTCCATGTAAAAGACGAAAGAAGAGAACTACCACCTAAAACAAAAATTTGAAAATACTTATATAGCTTCATTAAATACTTGGCCTTACTTCATACCAATAAAATGCCCTCGATTATAATCTGGCGATATTGTTATACAACAAGTGTTGAGCTTTATTTGTTTGTGTGTATGTGCTTGCTTAATTTGATGAGCTTGTTTTTATTGCAGTGAGAGTTAAGTAAAAATTTGTATCCTTAATGATTAACTCGATCATTTTGAGTATCAGGTAGGGGGCAAAAAGTCAGAGCTTCTAATTAAGAATGAAAGTTGGTAGGGCCAAGCCTACCCTTCTTTGTGCTGAGCAATAAAACGTGCTAACTGTTGTAGCTTATTTTTTTGCATACAAGTAATAAGATCCTCTTGGCTAAAGGGTGGGTTTTTCCAGCGCTTTCGAGCTTCTTCTATACCTTGATAAACTTTGTTGGGGTGGCTTTTGATTAATAGCTTGAAAAAGTTATCTGGTGATAATGCTCTGATTCCCAGTGGTTCTAGAGCTGTGTTGGGGAAGTCTTTTAAATTGTGTGTCACTATATAATTAGCTTCACTGGCCAATGCAGCAGCCACGACATGCCTGTCATTTTCATCTGGTAATTTAGGTACTTGTGATAAGAACTGCTTAACTTCTCATGGGTTACACAAGCATAAGGGAAACCTTGATTTACTTGAGCACATGACTTTTCTAATTTCTTGCTACAAAGTTCAGGGTTATTTCTTTTTAGGTTGCGTATCCATTCATCAAGGATTTCTGTGCTCCAAACAGGTGTAAATCCTTCTTGGTACGCAACCCATAATAGCATTCCACGTAACTTTAATGGATACAGCACATTTGCAGTAATCGTCATTCTATGCCTAGCTCGTTGTCCAAATCAGCCATTTCTTCTAATGCGTGCTTTGTCTGCTGACGTAGACGTGCTTTAAATGCTAGAGCATCACTTTCTTGAATACGATAGTGCTTACCTACCATAAAGTAAGGTAAATCGCCGGCTTTTATAGCTTTAACCACCATTGGTCTAGACATTCCGATTATATTGGCAGTCTCTTGAGCGGTTAGAGGGTTGTCCGACTGACTGGCTTTAACATGAAGTTTTGCTTTGGGGTTTTTAGCTAGTACCTGTGCGGCCTCTTGTATAACTGTGATTAACGATTGACTAATCTCAGAGTCAACAAACTCAAATTGTTCTCCTCCCAGTTCAAACTTAATAGGCTGAGGGTTGCCAAACTGGTATCGGACTTTAACTAGAGAGTTCAATAACTGCTTTTGCTTTTTCTTTGTACCACTAGCGGTTGGAATTGGTTTCATACTCATTATTAGGGCCTCCTATAACAAGTTTAGCTTAACTGAAATATCTGAAATAATCAAAATAAACAAAAGCCAATCAAAAAGTGCTGGCACTCCCCAAACCATCTATCCTTAAAAAAATCCTAAAGTTTTTGTCATATCTGCCGAGCGGATGTCTCAG contains the following coding sequences:
- a CDS encoding RHS repeat-associated core domain-containing protein, with translation MKFNRIFSGLLAAGLAFSAQANTSLEREWLYQYDSQGNITQVDGPRTDVQDISHYEYDEKGNLVKTINALGHTTELKDHNYRGSPQTLIDANGVVTKITYNHDGAAETITVKSKSGDITTRFTYDNVGQVTQITLPNISVIKYEYSPARYLMAIENSLGERIEYEYDNAGNKTKQTVKSASGEIISQQSWVYDELSRLLRRVGANEQTTQHEYDVNDNLVSFTNPNNNKTTHGFDALNRLTQTTDALEGVTRLEYNQQDQITKVVDPKGTTTQYEYDVFGRLIKRISPDTGTTIYEYDLADNITKRTDARGEVTEYTYDALNRLTKKTYPSASELTIEYLYDDTSDNHPGISKLTGVKDAKGVIAYQYDDRGNIVNLSRTIETGSQSIQQSIGYQYNISNQLIQVTYPSHLKINYQRNNEGQITSVSAEWGVGDAAQTTELAKDISYQAFGPMTSLTWGNGLTLNRQFNLDGQLTQQAIAGLQQLNYKYDPSGNITEIAKSETDKRQFKYDVLNRLFQEIDGLKTTEYTYDAVGNRLTKKERLRDMLGLQEQTYAENSNRIATTFMGPVRTDAAGNTIGNGPLNFEYAANNRLSKVKEMDFLLASYHYNAIGERIHKTIHYGPEQPTHWIYTYNETGQILAETKYNKHWQQQLTRQYIWLGSLPLAMVEQTTNGKSLTAPQVTYLHSDHLNTPRLATNQQQQTVWSWDSDTFGVGEASEDVDGNGQKTVVSLRFPGQLADEESGLFYNYFRDYDPTLGRYIESDPIGLEGGLNTYGYVGANPLNIVDLLGLNGARPTNRGGRYGAWYSSPAQALLNAQARNLVQRIQRYDPTFSYQIARPNGPQGSLNRTNIQTLQQTLLNVQTSGMCGPGVSLLNNGRVSQQILNQIIPPNTPNNWTTRDGRFSSGFNYSWTNPNGVRFRVHGHGADPNAPAGSNAANGPVVRVRIGNRFLTTNGTTVRNVNTPGNANNTHIPLTP
- a CDS encoding helix-turn-helix domain-containing protein, with product MSMKPIPTASGTKKKQKQLLNSLVKVRYQFGNPQPIKFELGGEQFEFVDSEISQSLITVIQEAAQVLAKNPKAKLHVKASQSDNPLTAQETANIIGMSRPMVVKAIKAGDLPYFMVGKHYRIQESDALAFKARLRQQTKHALEEMADLDNELGIE